The Funiculus sociatus GB2-C1 DNA window TTAAGGTCGTCTAGCGATATAGTAAGTTGCAGATTATCTAAATTAAGCCATTTAATAAAGAATATAATATCGGAATAACAGCCAGTAGCATCGAAAATAGTAATATTAGGCCTTGGAGACAGTAGCTTCATCAAAGCTACCCAGTCTTGGAGCCTCATAGATTCCCATAATTCTGGCACTGAAAGCAAAAACGACATATTTTCGTCTCGATCAAAGTTATTGAAGCTATAAGTAAATACGTAAGGATTCAGGTCATACTAAAATGTCTCAAATTCTTTCCTAGCAAGGGTTTCTGATGATTTTTCATAAATTTATATTCTCAATAAGTATTGTGTAACCCTTATACTCTCGTGCCTTACTGCGGCTAAAAGTATGGGTAGTGGTAAATATGTAGTGATAAGCACCTAAACTTGCAAGCATTCATTATAATGGTGAAGAAAATACAAGATGGCTCCAATATGATTGTCTAGTTTTTTAGAAAAAGACAAAGTTTTTCTAACTAACCGTGCAACTCTTTGCCTCAAAGTATTGTTAAACCTTTCAATGTAACTGGTTTTTCCACTTTCTTTGGAAACTGATTGATGTCGTTTAGTAGGTATAACTTGAGCGTAAGCCGCCCAAAAATCGGTAAAACACTTAGCACATTGACGATAAACAGCCGGCAAAGAATTCCAAAGACCTCTAGCTCCACTTTCACTGCGAGCGCCAACATAATATCCAACAATTTCTCTAGTTTCTTCATCAAGGGCTAACCAAATCCATTGCTGGTGACTTTTTTTACCTACAAATGACCAGAGTTCATCACATTGAATTCTTAATTTGCCTGGGCGCTTTGGGGAAACTTTTAAAAGTCTGGAAACCTGAAGATATAAGCTATTCACGTATTGTTGCAGCCAAACTTCTGAAACTTCAGCAGCACGAGCTATTCCAGCCAAGGGGATCTTTTCAAGTAATAGCCTCTCAATCCAATCCTTAGTTTCTTGCGAAACATATTTTTTGCTGGGATTTTCTAAAAACTGTCTTTTACAATCTTGACACTGATATTTGGTTTTTTTGTTATGAATTCTACCGTTTTTAACTGTATGTGAAGAGCCACATCTAGGACAAGTAGGTCTGACTTTTGACATCGCTACGGAAAAATATTTTATCAGGTGTTTAAGCAAGCATACTATTTTTACATAGTATCATAATTTGGGAAATTTAAAAATTAATAGCTTGGAAAATGAAACCAAATTTAAATTGTGCAACCTCAACTACTTAATCGCCATCAGCCCCACCTATATAAAACTCAAGGATTATAAATTTCACTACATATTTACCACTACCAGCAAGACTATCTTTTTGATGGGTTGCTTAGAATGAGCAGGCATGATTTCCTCCTTGGAAATTCCCCAAATCGAGCTTGCCCTGCTACATTTAGTTAGCAGGTGACGGTGTTTTGAACTGACCTCTAGTGACTAAAGCCGCTTTACCCTGAAGTATCATCCTGTTTCTCCTGCTTGTTCCAGTTAATGCAATTATTTGAGGCGGCAACAATCCGACTATCATTTAACTTCTTAAAGAAACGTGATTTCGGGATAAAAGAGATGCAAAATATATAAGCTAAAAGTAGAGAGTTCTCATCCATGTGTTTGCCCTGTTTTGTTAGGTCATAGTTATCAAGATTGTTTTGTTTGAGTAGGAAGCTAATAAGCTTAGTCTTGACAATCGCTTAACCGCAAATTGAACTTTGCACCAGCGAAAAACCCATCAATTACTCATGAGAATTTTTCAACTTCTCAGTAGGAGCTGAGCATCAGTTGCTCAATCGAAGTTTTGCCTACCTCTTTCATTGCTTGATGAATTTTTGGAGCCTGCATCCACGTAGCAGTAAACACTAAGGAGAGAACCGTAAAAGCTCCAAACAAGATTACCTTATTTGTTAGGTTAGGTTCCTCTTGTACTATGGGTTCGTTGGTAGCGGATTGGATTTCTCCTTTAACAGTCGAACTCCAATTACTGCCACATTGTGACCATAAACCCAAAAGATTGAGATCGCACAAGAATTCATCTCGTGTCTTAGAGGCATTATGGTATTTATCTTCTGAGATGATAAATTTTGAAGTACTTGCAGGCTGAATAACTACGCTAACTTTTCCCTGTGGAGTTTTATTTACAAAGTAAGCGATGCCTCGATACACCAATCTATAAGCTACTGGTTGTACAGGAACTTCACTTTGCTTCGCATTCGGATCAATACGATAGGTAGCTCTACGGTAAATCAGATTATAAGCGTGACCAGAGCCACGAAGTTGCTTAAAGGGCTGCCTTCCCTTCCGGGTTTCAACCTTTGAGGGGTCGTATTCGTAGCTCACACCACGATAGTAAAGCTTCATGGTTTCACTCTTGAATGAATGTAATGGAGGAGTTTCTTCAGGAAAAAGTTTTCTTATTTGAAGGTCTACTAGACTCAACTTCTATTCTTAAAAAAGTGATTTATGTCACGTTTCAGTAGTAATCCAATAGCAAATCAACTTGCCATCTACACTTAGCCACCGAGCTGTTAGCCTTCTTTTCCTAGGAGTTGTGGATGCAGCAATATTTTGCGGACTGGAAGGAGATTCAGATTTCTGAAGGGTTACATAATTCATGATTAAATCCCTTTTATTTAATAGATTTGTTGATTGGTAATTTAGAGGGAAGCTTGAGGAAAGGTTTTGGGTATA harbors:
- a CDS encoding DUF4278 domain-containing protein; translation: MKLYYRGVSYEYDPSKVETRKGRQPFKQLRGSGHAYNLIYRRATYRIDPNAKQSEVPVQPVAYRLVYRGIAYFVNKTPQGKVSVVIQPASTSKFIISEDKYHNASKTRDEFLCDLNLLGLWSQCGSNWSSTVKGEIQSATNEPIVQEEPNLTNKVILFGAFTVLSLVFTATWMQAPKIHQAMKEVGKTSIEQLMLSSY
- a CDS encoding IS1 family transposase, whose translation is MSKVRPTCPRCGSSHTVKNGRIHNKKTKYQCQDCKRQFLENPSKKYVSQETKDWIERLLLEKIPLAGIARAAEVSEVWLQQYVNSLYLQVSRLLKVSPKRPGKLRIQCDELWSFVGKKSHQQWIWLALDEETREIVGYYVGARSESGARGLWNSLPAVYRQCAKCFTDFWAAYAQVIPTKRHQSVSKESGKTSYIERFNNTLRQRVARLVRKTLSFSKKLDNHIGAILYFLHHYNECLQV